A stretch of the Mycolicibacterium celeriflavum genome encodes the following:
- a CDS encoding TetR/AcrR family transcriptional regulator, with protein MVERWTRERRLEYTRSLLLDAAEQVFAEKGFMPATLDDIAHAAGYTKGAIYKHFATKEDLFLAVSDRYWRRYFDNFADVMASAQQIGSRELDEIAARWRQLSRDRGAEHAALGHEFSLYLLRNPDVRERVAEKRSEVVEALATFIVEGIDRLGGTLLIPPLTFAQVLVATSDSVVLGSELDDVDLYRPVVEMYVSAIKLP; from the coding sequence ATGGTGGAGCGCTGGACGCGGGAACGACGCCTTGAGTACACGCGTTCGCTGCTGCTGGACGCCGCCGAGCAGGTGTTCGCCGAAAAGGGTTTCATGCCTGCGACTCTTGACGACATCGCGCACGCCGCGGGCTACACCAAAGGCGCCATCTACAAACACTTCGCCACGAAGGAGGATCTCTTCCTGGCCGTGAGCGACCGGTACTGGCGCCGCTATTTCGACAATTTCGCCGACGTGATGGCGTCGGCGCAGCAGATCGGGTCACGCGAGCTCGACGAGATCGCCGCCCGCTGGCGCCAACTCAGCCGCGATCGCGGTGCCGAGCACGCCGCGCTGGGGCACGAGTTTTCGCTCTACCTCCTGCGCAACCCCGACGTCCGCGAGCGGGTGGCTGAGAAGAGATCGGAGGTCGTCGAGGCGCTCGCGACGTTCATCGTCGAGGGCATCGACAGGCTCGGTGGAACATTGCTGATTCCGCCGTTGACTTTTGCGCAGGTGCTCGTGGCGACCAGTGACTCGGTGGTGCTTGGCAGCGAACTCGACGACGTCGATCTCTACCGGCCGGTCGTCGAGATGTACGTGTCGGCGATCAAGTTGCCGTGA
- a CDS encoding ferredoxin--NADP reductase: MSEQAVEFAPLRIKRVVHETSDAVSLVLDVPADCSQRFRYKAGQFLTLRVKVAGDDHRRCYSMSSSPHNGEDLQITVKRDPGGLVSNYLNDTASAGDEIHAAPPEGRFVLGEAERDIVAFAGGSGITPIFSLIGFALVRTDRRVKLFYANRSRDSVIFGESLSALADANSERLAVTHHFDEESGVVQRAAVEAFVDSGREIDYYICGPGPFMDTVEATLLEAGVPRDRLHLERFEVAPAPVDVVEATEQTEEVIIELDRKTITAPYRAGNTLLQTARIAGLRAPSSCETGSCGTCMARIESGSARMLNNDALDDDEVAEGWVLTCQSLPTSRTVHVIYE, encoded by the coding sequence ATGTCGGAACAAGCCGTCGAATTCGCGCCACTGCGCATCAAGCGGGTGGTGCACGAAACCAGTGACGCGGTGTCGCTGGTGCTCGACGTGCCCGCCGATTGCTCGCAGCGGTTCCGGTACAAGGCCGGCCAGTTCCTGACCCTGCGGGTGAAGGTCGCCGGGGACGACCACCGGCGCTGCTACTCGATGTCGTCGTCGCCCCACAATGGCGAAGACCTGCAGATCACCGTCAAGCGAGACCCCGGGGGGTTGGTCTCCAACTATCTGAACGACACCGCATCCGCCGGCGACGAGATTCACGCCGCGCCACCGGAAGGCCGCTTCGTCCTGGGCGAGGCCGAACGCGACATCGTGGCCTTCGCGGGCGGCAGCGGTATCACCCCCATCTTCTCGCTGATCGGTTTCGCGCTGGTGAGAACCGACCGGCGCGTCAAGCTGTTCTACGCCAACCGAAGCCGGGACTCGGTGATCTTCGGCGAGTCGTTGAGCGCCCTCGCCGATGCCAACTCCGAGCGATTGGCGGTGACCCATCACTTCGACGAGGAGAGCGGGGTGGTCCAGCGCGCCGCGGTCGAGGCGTTCGTCGATTCCGGTCGCGAGATCGACTACTACATCTGCGGTCCCGGACCGTTCATGGACACCGTGGAAGCGACGCTTCTCGAGGCGGGGGTTCCGCGTGACCGGTTGCACCTCGAGCGGTTTGAGGTCGCGCCGGCGCCCGTAGACGTCGTCGAAGCCACCGAACAGACCGAGGAAGTGATCATCGAACTCGACCGCAAGACCATCACCGCTCCCTACCGGGCGGGTAACACGTTGCTGCAGACGGCCCGCATCGCGGGGTTGCGGGCGCCGTCGTCGTGCGAAACCGGTTCATGCGGAACGTGTATGGCGCGGATCGAATCGGGCAGCGCACGGATGCTGAACAACGATGCGCTCGATGACGACGAAGTCGCAGAGGGCTGGGTGCTGACGTGCCAGTCCCTGCCGACCAGCCGAACAGTCCACGTGATCTACGAGTAG
- a CDS encoding aromatic ring-hydroxylating oxygenase subunit alpha, with protein sequence MARFPKPPEGSWTEHYPQLGTEPVSYEDSISPEFYEIERQAVFKRAWLNVGRAEQVPRKGSYFTKELKVVNTSIIVVRTTSGEIKAYHNVCRHRGNKLVWNDMPLEETSGVCRQFTCKYHAWRYDLDGNLTFVQQEGEFFDLDKSRYGLVPVHCDVWEGFIFVNFAKEPEQSLREFLGPMITDLEGYPFDKMTSRFYYRSEVKANWKLYMDAFQEFYHAPVLHANQSPTAYSKAAAEAGFEAPHYRIEGPHRLVSTSGVRAWELADEMRKPIEDICQSGLFGPWDKPDLGEMPVGLNPAKCDPWGLDSFQLFPNFVILFWGQGWYLTYHYWPTSHNTHIFEGTVYFPAPRTPRERIAQELAAVSFKEYGLQDANTLEATQTMVESRVIDEFLLCDQEVLIRHLHKETAAWVEDFQRKTAGV encoded by the coding sequence ATGGCTCGCTTTCCCAAACCCCCGGAAGGCAGTTGGACAGAGCACTACCCGCAGCTGGGAACCGAGCCGGTCTCCTACGAGGACTCGATCAGCCCCGAGTTCTACGAGATCGAGCGCCAAGCCGTCTTCAAGCGAGCCTGGCTCAATGTCGGTCGCGCCGAGCAGGTTCCACGCAAAGGCAGCTACTTCACCAAAGAGCTCAAGGTGGTGAACACATCGATCATCGTGGTGCGCACGACCTCGGGCGAGATCAAGGCGTATCACAACGTCTGCCGTCATCGCGGCAACAAGCTGGTGTGGAATGACATGCCGCTGGAGGAGACCAGCGGTGTGTGCCGGCAGTTCACCTGCAAGTACCACGCATGGCGCTACGACCTCGACGGCAACCTGACTTTCGTTCAGCAGGAGGGGGAGTTCTTCGACCTCGACAAGAGCCGCTACGGTCTGGTGCCGGTCCACTGCGACGTGTGGGAAGGCTTCATCTTCGTCAACTTCGCCAAGGAGCCCGAGCAGTCGCTGCGGGAGTTCCTCGGTCCGATGATCACCGACCTCGAAGGCTATCCGTTCGACAAGATGACCTCGCGGTTCTACTACCGGTCGGAAGTGAAAGCCAACTGGAAGCTCTACATGGATGCGTTCCAGGAGTTCTATCACGCGCCGGTACTGCATGCGAACCAGTCACCCACCGCATACTCGAAGGCCGCCGCCGAAGCGGGATTCGAGGCGCCGCACTACCGCATCGAGGGGCCGCATCGGTTGGTCAGCACCTCGGGTGTCCGGGCCTGGGAGTTGGCCGACGAGATGCGCAAGCCGATCGAGGACATCTGCCAGAGCGGCCTGTTCGGACCCTGGGACAAACCGGATCTGGGCGAGATGCCCGTCGGACTCAACCCGGCCAAGTGCGATCCGTGGGGGCTGGACTCCTTCCAGCTGTTCCCCAATTTCGTGATCCTGTTCTGGGGCCAGGGCTGGTATCTGACGTATCACTACTGGCCCACGTCGCACAACACGCATATCTTCGAGGGCACGGTGTACTTCCCTGCGCCGAGGACGCCTCGCGAGCGCATCGCCCAGGAACTCGCTGCGGTGTCGTTCAAGGAATACGGCCTCCAGGACGCGAATACCCTCGAGGCGACACAGACCATGGTCGAGTCGCGGGTCATCGATGAGTTCCTGCTGTGCGATCAGGAGGTGCTGATTCGCCACCTGCACAAGGAAACCGCGGCGTGGGTCGAGGACTTCCAGCGCAAGACGGCGGGGGTGTGA
- a CDS encoding SDR family NAD(P)-dependent oxidoreductase, whose amino-acid sequence MTRVAVVTGGASGMGEATCHELGRRGHKVAVLDLNGDAAQRVAEDLRAQGVPALGVAADVCDRQAVEEAFAKVRTELGPVHILVTSAGAVDFAPFTEITVQAWQRLVDVNLTGTFHCCQVAVPDMLEAGWGRIVMISSSSAQRGSPGMAHYAASKGALLSLTRSLAREYGPAGITVNNIPPSAIETPMQHQSQAAGHLPPNEQMAASVPLGHLGTGEDIAAAVGFLCSEEAGFITGQTLGVNGGSVM is encoded by the coding sequence ATGACCCGGGTCGCGGTGGTGACGGGCGGCGCGTCGGGCATGGGGGAGGCGACCTGCCACGAGCTCGGCAGGCGGGGGCACAAGGTCGCGGTGCTCGATCTCAACGGCGATGCGGCGCAACGGGTCGCCGAAGATCTGCGCGCCCAAGGCGTCCCAGCGCTCGGCGTTGCGGCCGATGTCTGCGACCGCCAGGCGGTGGAGGAGGCCTTCGCCAAGGTACGAACCGAGTTGGGGCCGGTGCACATCCTGGTCACCAGCGCAGGTGCGGTGGACTTCGCGCCGTTCACCGAGATCACCGTGCAGGCTTGGCAACGGCTGGTCGATGTGAACCTCACCGGAACGTTTCACTGCTGCCAGGTGGCGGTGCCCGACATGCTCGAAGCGGGCTGGGGCCGCATCGTGATGATCTCGTCGTCGAGCGCCCAGCGCGGTTCACCCGGAATGGCCCATTACGCCGCGTCCAAGGGTGCGTTGCTGTCCCTGACCAGATCGCTTGCCCGCGAATACGGTCCGGCGGGCATCACGGTCAACAACATTCCACCGTCGGCCATCGAGACGCCGATGCAACACCAGTCTCAGGCCGCCGGCCACCTTCCGCCCAACGAGCAGATGGCGGCAAGCGTTCCGCTGGGACATCTCGGCACCGGTGAGGACATCGCCGCGGCCGTCGGGTTCCTGTGCTCAGAGGAGGCCGGCTTCATCACCGGTCAGACTCTGGGCGTCAACGGCGGATCGGTGATGTGA
- a CDS encoding aldehyde dehydrogenase, producing the protein MHSNELFIGGRWLQASTGQRIEVVAPHTEEPLAKVAAAGQDDVDNAVAAARSALDSGPWPRLQPAERIAAVRGLAALYGERRAEMAELITSEIGAPISFAQRAQVGLPAMMMTAFCDLAGAYPWREVRAGMYGADIHIRREPVGVVAAVVPWNMPQFLIVTKLIPALLAGCSVVLKPAPESPLNALLLAEMIAESDLPPGVVSVLPGDGSVGEYLVKHPGVDKVSFTGSTAAGRAVAAACAADLKRVSLELGGKSAAIVLDDADPATVATGVRSASLSNSGQICNALTRVLVPTGRADEFTDALAAEMASLVVGDPTEPATQVGPLVAQRQQERVRGYIDAGQAEGARLVTGGTAMPDGIDKGWYVRPTLFADATNSMRIAREEIFGPVLTVIPYSDEDEAVAIANDSDYGLAGSVFTEDTERGLDVAARIHTGSFGVNQGYTMDPFAPFGGVKGSGYGRELGREGIDGYTDTKSISVAAKPDTAAASVAKGA; encoded by the coding sequence GTGCATTCGAATGAGCTGTTCATCGGTGGCAGGTGGTTGCAGGCCAGCACCGGACAGCGCATCGAAGTCGTCGCCCCGCACACCGAGGAACCTCTCGCGAAGGTGGCTGCCGCGGGTCAAGACGATGTCGACAACGCGGTGGCGGCCGCGCGGTCGGCACTCGACTCCGGTCCGTGGCCGCGACTGCAGCCCGCCGAGCGCATCGCCGCCGTGCGGGGACTGGCCGCTCTCTACGGCGAGCGTCGCGCCGAGATGGCCGAGCTGATCACCTCGGAGATCGGTGCGCCGATCAGCTTCGCGCAGCGGGCACAGGTCGGGTTACCCGCGATGATGATGACCGCGTTCTGCGATCTGGCCGGAGCGTATCCGTGGCGTGAGGTACGCGCGGGAATGTACGGCGCGGACATCCACATCCGCCGTGAACCGGTCGGCGTCGTCGCCGCGGTCGTGCCGTGGAACATGCCGCAGTTCCTGATCGTCACGAAGCTGATCCCCGCGCTGCTCGCCGGCTGCAGCGTGGTGCTCAAGCCGGCGCCGGAGTCACCGCTCAATGCGTTGCTGTTGGCCGAGATGATCGCCGAGTCGGATCTGCCACCCGGCGTGGTGAGCGTGCTGCCGGGCGACGGTTCGGTCGGTGAGTACCTGGTGAAGCATCCTGGCGTGGACAAGGTTTCGTTCACCGGCTCTACCGCCGCGGGCCGCGCGGTCGCCGCGGCATGCGCAGCCGACCTGAAGCGTGTCAGCCTCGAACTCGGCGGCAAGTCGGCCGCGATCGTGCTCGACGATGCCGACCCCGCCACCGTCGCCACCGGTGTGCGGTCGGCCAGCCTGAGCAACAGCGGCCAGATCTGCAATGCGCTCACCCGCGTCCTGGTGCCTACCGGTCGGGCCGACGAATTCACCGACGCGCTGGCCGCCGAGATGGCGTCGCTGGTGGTCGGCGATCCGACCGAACCCGCCACGCAGGTGGGTCCCCTGGTGGCCCAACGTCAGCAGGAACGGGTGCGCGGCTACATCGATGCCGGGCAGGCCGAGGGCGCGCGCCTGGTGACCGGTGGCACCGCGATGCCCGACGGCATCGACAAAGGCTGGTACGTGCGCCCCACCTTGTTCGCCGACGCGACGAATTCGATGCGCATCGCCCGCGAGGAGATCTTCGGCCCAGTGCTGACGGTCATTCCGTACTCCGACGAGGACGAGGCGGTCGCGATCGCCAACGACTCCGACTACGGGCTGGCGGGGTCGGTGTTCACCGAGGACACCGAACGCGGCCTTGACGTCGCCGCGCGCATCCACACCGGCAGCTTCGGCGTCAACCAGGGTTACACGATGGACCCGTTCGCGCCCTTCGGCGGCGTCAAGGGCAGCGGATACGGCCGCGAACTCGGCCGTGAGGGCATCGACGGCTACACCGACACCAAGTCGATCTCCGTTGCGGCGAAACCGGATACGGCTGCAGCCTCGGTGGCCAAAGGAGCGTGA
- a CDS encoding aromatic ring-hydroxylating oxygenase subunit alpha: protein MAKWPKPAEGSWTEHYPDLGTGPISFRDSISPEFYELECEAVFKRAWLNVGRVEDVPRVGSYFTKEIDAARTSVIVVKGKDQQIRAFYNVCRHRGNKLVWNDFPNEEVKGTCRQFTCKYHGWRYDLKGDLTFVQQEGEFFGLDTSQYGLKPVHCDVWNGFIFINFDPEPRQSLREFLGPMITALDDYPFDLMTERYEFEAHNNSNWKIFADAFQEYYHVPSLHSQQVPSAVRQPNATFECGHFQIDGPHRLVSTAGTRRWLLDPEYMYPVERVTRSGLVGPWRTPETHQSAGLNPGGIEPWGISNFQIFPNLEILIYHGWYLLYRYWPTSHNTHKFEAYNAFHPARNVRERIEHEVASVVLKEFALQDAGMLGGTQAALEYDVVDDYPLSDQEILVRHLHHEAVKWVEEYKAERAPVGV, encoded by the coding sequence ATGGCGAAGTGGCCTAAGCCGGCGGAGGGCAGCTGGACTGAGCACTATCCGGACCTGGGTACCGGGCCGATCTCGTTCCGCGATTCCATCTCCCCCGAGTTCTACGAACTCGAATGTGAAGCGGTTTTCAAGCGGGCCTGGCTCAATGTGGGCCGGGTGGAGGATGTGCCGCGGGTCGGCAGCTACTTCACCAAAGAGATCGACGCCGCGCGGACGTCGGTGATCGTCGTCAAGGGCAAGGACCAGCAGATCCGTGCTTTCTACAACGTCTGTCGGCACCGCGGGAACAAGCTGGTGTGGAACGACTTTCCCAACGAGGAGGTCAAGGGCACCTGTCGCCAGTTCACCTGCAAGTACCACGGGTGGCGCTACGACCTCAAGGGCGATCTCACCTTCGTCCAGCAGGAAGGGGAGTTCTTCGGCCTGGACACCTCGCAGTACGGGTTGAAGCCGGTGCACTGCGACGTGTGGAACGGCTTCATCTTCATCAACTTCGACCCCGAACCGCGACAGAGCCTTCGCGAGTTCCTCGGTCCGATGATCACCGCGCTCGACGACTACCCGTTCGACCTGATGACCGAACGCTACGAATTCGAAGCGCACAACAACAGCAACTGGAAGATTTTCGCCGACGCGTTCCAGGAGTACTACCACGTGCCGTCGCTGCACTCGCAACAGGTGCCCAGTGCGGTGCGGCAACCGAATGCGACGTTCGAGTGCGGGCATTTTCAGATCGACGGCCCGCATCGCCTGGTGTCCACGGCCGGCACCCGACGGTGGCTGCTCGATCCCGAGTACATGTACCCGGTCGAAAGGGTCACGCGCAGTGGGCTCGTCGGCCCATGGCGGACCCCGGAGACCCACCAGTCTGCCGGTCTGAACCCGGGCGGAATCGAACCGTGGGGCATCTCCAACTTCCAGATCTTTCCGAATCTGGAGATCCTCATCTACCACGGCTGGTACCTGCTGTACCGGTACTGGCCGACGTCGCACAACACGCACAAGTTCGAGGCGTACAACGCTTTTCACCCAGCGCGCAATGTGCGCGAGCGCATCGAACATGAGGTCGCCTCGGTGGTGCTCAAGGAGTTCGCGCTGCAGGACGCCGGGATGCTCGGCGGAACGCAGGCGGCGTTGGAGTACGACGTGGTCGACGACTATCCGCTGTCCGATCAGGAGATCCTGGTGCGTCATCTACACCACGAAGCGGTCAAATGGGTCGAGGAGTACAAGGCCGAGCGCGCTCCGGTGGGGGTGTGA
- a CDS encoding metal-dependent hydrolase family protein, with protein MTSPTVLRAARWADVETGEVRSPAVVVVEGNRISAVNPPELPSNSAIVELGDVTLLPGLMDMELNLLIGGPGGPEGLPSPMHGVQDDPAYRTLRGAVNARTTLEAGFTTVRNLGLMVKTGGYLLDVALMRAIDQGWHVGPRIYPAGHAVTPYGGHLDPTVFQRLAPGIMPLSVAEGIANGVDDVRACVRYQVRHGAKLIKVSASGGVMSHSTAPGAQQYSDDEFAAIADEAHRAGVRVAAHAVGDSAVRACIRAGIDCIEHGFLASDETIQLMADTQTFLVSTTYLTQAMAIDRIAPELRKKAEVVFPRAQAMLPKAIAAGVRIACGTDAPAIPHGENAKELCALVERGMTPMQAIRAATVTSAELIEADDELGLLAPGYLADIIAVPGDPSDDIATTLDVRFVMKDGQIYKHDGAEGRG; from the coding sequence GTGACGAGCCCGACCGTCCTGCGCGCCGCGCGCTGGGCCGACGTCGAGACCGGCGAGGTGCGTTCGCCGGCCGTGGTGGTCGTCGAGGGCAACCGCATCTCCGCGGTGAATCCACCCGAACTGCCATCGAATTCGGCGATCGTCGAGCTGGGCGATGTCACGCTGCTGCCCGGCTTGATGGACATGGAGCTCAATCTGCTCATCGGTGGGCCCGGCGGTCCCGAGGGATTGCCGAGCCCGATGCACGGCGTACAAGACGATCCGGCGTATCGCACCCTTCGCGGCGCGGTGAACGCCCGCACCACCCTCGAGGCCGGTTTCACCACGGTGCGCAACCTCGGCCTGATGGTCAAGACCGGCGGCTATCTGCTCGACGTCGCTCTGATGCGTGCCATCGACCAGGGGTGGCACGTCGGCCCGCGGATCTATCCGGCCGGTCACGCCGTGACGCCCTACGGCGGGCACCTCGATCCAACCGTGTTCCAGCGACTGGCGCCGGGAATCATGCCGCTGTCGGTGGCCGAGGGCATCGCCAACGGCGTGGACGACGTCCGGGCCTGCGTGCGCTATCAGGTACGGCACGGCGCCAAGCTGATCAAAGTGTCGGCCTCCGGCGGCGTGATGTCGCACAGCACGGCCCCCGGCGCCCAGCAATACTCCGACGACGAGTTCGCCGCGATTGCCGACGAGGCTCACCGCGCCGGGGTGCGGGTCGCGGCGCATGCGGTGGGGGACAGCGCAGTTCGCGCCTGCATCAGGGCGGGCATCGACTGCATCGAACACGGCTTTCTCGCCAGCGACGAAACCATCCAGCTGATGGCCGACACCCAGACATTCCTGGTCTCGACCACCTACCTGACGCAGGCCATGGCGATCGACCGCATCGCGCCGGAGCTGCGTAAGAAGGCCGAAGTGGTGTTCCCCCGGGCGCAGGCCATGCTGCCCAAGGCGATTGCTGCGGGCGTGCGCATCGCCTGTGGCACTGATGCGCCGGCGATACCTCACGGGGAGAACGCCAAGGAACTCTGCGCGCTGGTCGAGCGGGGTATGACGCCGATGCAGGCGATCCGGGCGGCGACGGTGACCAGCGCCGAGTTGATCGAGGCCGACGACGAATTAGGACTTCTCGCACCGGGTTACCTCGCCGACATCATCGCCGTGCCCGGCGATCCGTCCGACGACATCGCGACCACGCTCGATGTTCGGTTCGTGATGAAAGACGGCCAGATCTACAAGCATGACGGGGCTGAGGGCCGTGGCTAG
- a CDS encoding MarR family winged helix-turn-helix transcriptional regulator produces the protein MELGDNILWHLKQAWYFSLTAVNDAVSQHGVSTAQIGVLRQLTNEPGLSGAELARRLLITPQGVQLAMKALEQRGFVERKPDPQHARILKAYLTEEGRKVATAVVSDAIAAHEAVFGVLTPEEQQTLRDLLARVVEKGTGHTLVDDHIGD, from the coding sequence ATGGAGCTCGGCGACAACATCCTGTGGCATCTCAAGCAGGCGTGGTACTTCTCGCTCACCGCGGTCAACGACGCGGTCAGCCAGCACGGGGTCAGCACCGCGCAGATCGGTGTGCTGCGCCAGCTGACCAACGAGCCGGGCCTCTCGGGTGCTGAGCTCGCGCGTCGGCTGCTGATCACGCCGCAAGGTGTGCAACTCGCGATGAAGGCGCTCGAGCAGCGCGGGTTCGTCGAGCGTAAACCCGATCCACAGCACGCGCGGATCTTGAAGGCCTACCTGACCGAGGAGGGGCGCAAGGTCGCCACCGCGGTCGTCAGCGACGCGATCGCCGCGCACGAGGCGGTGTTCGGCGTGCTCACCCCTGAAGAGCAGCAGACGTTGCGCGACCTGTTGGCGCGCGTTGTCGAGAAAGGCACCGGGCACACGCTGGTCGACGACCACATCGGTGACTAG
- a CDS encoding emopamil-binding protein gives MTLTQTREPNFARPVAAHRGRIYLGVGLLTGVVFLGMTFGVQFGLVTPDFTSDVVANLLFGIPVILVPIVILWDAPGENRSRLDKAAELTLFYLPYTACSQIGYELMFLIGHPLGWWTPTTDPGWKWLWWQYALADTRYVSGNPWIFALEVVGVTTGVFVFVMWTRLLKTDLPPESRIRCLWGAFTGCAVLMSSTAVYFLAEVGAGFDNIGQGAYGLGFKFIAENIPFIVLPPLVLYSIYLQIDYLTRRAGRLTAT, from the coding sequence ATGACGCTGACCCAGACCCGAGAACCGAACTTCGCCCGACCGGTGGCAGCGCACCGCGGGAGGATTTACCTCGGGGTCGGACTGCTCACAGGCGTCGTGTTCCTGGGAATGACGTTCGGGGTCCAGTTCGGACTCGTCACTCCCGACTTCACCTCCGACGTCGTCGCCAACCTGCTCTTCGGGATACCGGTGATTCTGGTGCCCATCGTCATCCTGTGGGATGCGCCCGGCGAGAACCGCAGTCGGCTCGACAAGGCAGCAGAGCTCACGCTGTTCTATCTGCCCTACACCGCGTGCAGCCAGATCGGCTACGAGCTGATGTTTCTAATCGGCCACCCGCTCGGCTGGTGGACGCCCACGACGGACCCCGGCTGGAAGTGGCTCTGGTGGCAGTATGCGCTGGCCGACACCCGCTACGTCAGCGGCAACCCGTGGATCTTCGCGCTCGAGGTGGTCGGCGTGACCACCGGTGTCTTCGTGTTCGTCATGTGGACCCGGCTGCTCAAGACCGACCTGCCCCCGGAGTCGCGAATCCGTTGCCTCTGGGGTGCTTTCACCGGCTGCGCCGTGTTGATGAGCAGCACGGCGGTGTACTTCCTGGCCGAAGTGGGCGCCGGCTTCGACAACATCGGCCAGGGCGCTTACGGTCTGGGCTTCAAGTTCATCGCCGAGAACATCCCGTTCATCGTGTTGCCTCCACTGGTCCTCTATTCGATCTACCTGCAGATCGACTACCTGACGCGACGGGCGGGCAGGCTCACGGCAACTTGA
- a CDS encoding spirocyclase AveC family protein, with protein sequence MSDLSDKKPAVTESAAKVADIGTSTQPRSNAVKIWAVFGGAILLLQLYVWTRWITGPYFERVPGGPSDPPLYMKIPLILNMVVVCVGFPIAVWWFIIRPWVRERRITLDGILLVSMGLMFFQDPFLNYINTWCTYNSWLPNFGAWTPYVPGWVSPDEPGRMVPEPIFTNSPGYAAGVLMLTILGCWVMRKIKNRWPNISNLRLILVTYAAAFVLDFVMEGLILLPTGLYSYPGAIQSLSFNAGTYYQWPVYEGMMWAGVQTAMCCLRFFTDDRGRTIVERGLDNVRGGFVAQQLTRFLAIFAAISACFFFFFNLPIQFFALHPDPWPEDTQKRSYFMNGLCGEGSDVPCPNPMLPFPTRESGFINTDGELVLPEGKQIPPTVPFERGE encoded by the coding sequence ATGAGCGATCTGTCGGACAAGAAGCCCGCGGTCACCGAGTCGGCCGCAAAGGTCGCCGACATCGGAACCTCAACCCAACCGCGGAGCAATGCCGTCAAGATCTGGGCGGTATTCGGCGGCGCGATCCTGCTCCTGCAGTTGTACGTGTGGACCAGGTGGATCACCGGGCCATATTTCGAACGGGTTCCCGGCGGCCCCTCCGACCCGCCGCTGTACATGAAGATCCCGCTCATCTTGAATATGGTCGTCGTCTGCGTGGGTTTCCCGATCGCGGTGTGGTGGTTCATCATCCGGCCTTGGGTGCGCGAACGCAGAATCACCCTCGACGGCATCCTCCTGGTTTCCATGGGACTCATGTTCTTCCAGGATCCGTTCCTGAACTACATCAACACCTGGTGCACCTACAACAGTTGGCTGCCGAACTTCGGCGCGTGGACACCGTACGTGCCCGGATGGGTCTCACCCGACGAGCCGGGCCGGATGGTGCCGGAACCTATTTTCACGAACTCACCGGGTTACGCCGCTGGTGTTCTCATGCTGACCATCCTCGGATGCTGGGTCATGCGCAAGATCAAAAACCGCTGGCCGAACATCAGCAATCTGCGGCTGATCCTCGTCACCTACGCGGCGGCCTTCGTCCTCGACTTCGTCATGGAGGGCCTGATCCTGCTACCGACCGGGCTGTACTCCTATCCCGGTGCAATCCAGTCGCTGTCATTCAACGCCGGCACCTACTACCAGTGGCCTGTTTATGAGGGAATGATGTGGGCTGGCGTCCAGACGGCCATGTGCTGCCTGCGCTTCTTCACCGACGACCGTGGCCGCACCATTGTCGAGCGCGGATTGGACAATGTGCGAGGCGGATTCGTCGCGCAACAACTGACCCGCTTTCTCGCGATTTTCGCCGCGATCAGCGCATGCTTTTTCTTCTTCTTCAACCTTCCGATCCAATTCTTCGCCTTGCACCCTGACCCCTGGCCCGAGGACACCCAAAAGCGTTCCTACTTCATGAACGGCCTCTGCGGCGAGGGCTCCGATGTGCCATGTCCCAATCCGATGCTGCCGTTCCCGACACGAGAGTCCGGCTTTATCAACACCGACGGCGAACTCGTTCTCCCCGAGGGCAAGCAGATTCCGCCGACCGTCCCCTTCGAACGAGGGGAATGA